A section of the Cololabis saira isolate AMF1-May2022 chromosome 6, fColSai1.1, whole genome shotgun sequence genome encodes:
- the LOC133445552 gene encoding olfactory receptor 1-like: MDDELNVTYVTLGGHVEAGENRFLYFAIILALYLLIIVSNCIIVYLIWIQQSLHEPMYIFIAAVLINSVLLSTVIYPKLLIDILSEKQVITYSACLLQFHMFYSFGGSEFLLLAAMAYDRFVSICKPLQYQTIMTKTTVSILLILAWFLPASQVAVPVGLSANKKLCYFILKGFFCNNTVYKLQCVVTRTKVIHDLVILLNVAILPVLFIVFTYTRIFIISYRSSREVRKKAAQTCLPHIIVLINFSCLCAYDVIAAHLESDFPKLLRFIMSLQLIVYHPLFNPMIYGLKMKEISKHLKKLFLPVKHV; encoded by the coding sequence ATGGATGACGAATTAAATGTAACTTATGTAACACTTGGTGGACATGTGGAGGCGGGCGAAAACAGGTTTCTTTATTTTGCAATCATTCTTGCACTATACCTTCTAATAATCGTCAGTAATTGTATTATTGTGTACTTGATTTGGATTCAGCAAAGCCTCCATGAGCCTATGTACATCTTCATTGCAGCTGTGTTAATCAACTCAGTTCTTTTGAGCACTGTTATCTATCCAAAACTTTTGATTGACATTTTATCCGAAAAACAGGTCATAACATATTCAGCTTGTCTCTTACAGTTTCATATGTTTTACTCATTTGGCGGTTCAGAGTTTTTATTGTTGGCAGCCATGGCCTATGACAGATTTGTTTCTATATGTAAACCTCTCCAATATCAAACTATCATGACTAAAACTACTGTCAGTATTCTTTTAATCTTGGCTTGGTTTCTGCCTGCATCTCAGGTTGCAGTGCCAGTTGGTCTGAGTGCTAATAAAAAACTTTGTTACTTCATTTTGAAAGGATTTTTTTGCAACAATACAGTTTACAAATTACAGTGTGTTGTCACAAGAACCAAAGTCATTCATGATTTAGTGATTTTGCTAAATGTTGCCATTCTTCCTGTGCTTTTCATAGTTTTCACTTACACCAGGATATTCATAATATCTTACAGAAGTAGTCGAGAGGTGAGGAAAAAAGCAGCACAAACCTGTTTGCCTCACATAATTGTCTTAATCAACTTTTCCTGTTTGTGTGCGTACGATGTCATTGCAGCTCACCTGGAATCTGACTTTCCAAAGCTTTTACGATTCATAATGTCTTTACAATTAATAGTGTATCATCCTCTTTTTAATCCAATGATATATGGACTGAAGATGAAAGAAATTTCAAAACACCTCAAGAAGTTGTTTCTTCCGGTGAAACATGTCTAG